Part of the Desulfovibrio porci genome is shown below.
GTAACAGGTCCCGCGCGCAGCGCACGCGCGGGACCCCTGGACAGCCGCCGTTCAGGCGGGGACAGCACGCGCAGGTTTACTTGTACGGCGGAACAGGCTGCTTGACCATCTTCAGGAACTTGTCGGTTACATAGTCGGCGCTCTTGACCTTTTCATATTCAGCGGGGGTCAGTCGGCCCAGCTGGGTAAAGAAGGCGGCCAGATACTGCTGCCATTGCTGCGCTTCGCTCATGCCCCTGGAGTTGTCCAGCAGCTTGAGCTGTTCTTCATAATTGAACACCGGGTGGGTCTTGATGTCCTTGAGGGCCACTTCCGGGGTGTACTGCTGGCCGGCCCACTCCATGAAGAAACGGCGGTACAGGGGCGCCAGGCTTTCCGGAGGTTCGTTCTTGAGCATGTGGATGCCGCGCATATAGGCGCGCAGGAAGGCCGCGATGACCTCGGGGTTGGCGTCGGCGAACTTCTTGTCGGCCTGGATCACGATAGGCAGGGTCTGGCCGCAGTTCTTGATGTCGCCGGCCATCTTCCAGCCCTTGGCCTCGCCCACATAGAGATGCGGAGCCCAGAGGGCCACGCCGTCGCCGGTGCCGTTTTCAAACGCTCCCAGCGCCTGGGGCTGGTCCATGTTCTTGATGATCACGTCCTTGTCCGTGAGGCCCAGCACCTTGAGCCAGGAGGACAGGGCCATGTGCGGCGACGACATGGTGGTGCAGAGGAAGGTTTTGCCCCGCACGGTTTCCGGGCTGCCCAGCACGTCGGGGAAGTCCTTGTTCCAGCCCTTGACCTTGGCGATGGGGCTGTCCGGGCGGACCAGAATGCCGTTGGTGTAGGATTCGTCGTTGCCGATGGCGATCACATAGGTGTTGTAGCGCAACGCGCCCCAGACAGCGGGCACCGCTCCGTTTCCCGCCACCACCCAGGAACCCGAGGGCGTGGCGTTAACAATGTCCATGCCGGAGTTGAAGTAATTGATTTCAAGCTCAATGCCTTCTTCCTTGTCCCAGCCTTTTTCATGGGCCAGCCAGACGGCGAAGGTTTCATTTTCATTCATCCAGGCCGAGGGGACCTTGATGATTTCCTTGGCCCGCGCCATGGGCGCGGCGGCCAGCAGCAGGACGGCGGCCAGAGCCAGCCCTAAAAAGTTGCGTAATTTCATCCTCATGCCTCCGGAATTAGAGGGTGTTGTGACGGGGCGCGGGGCCGCGCCCCGTTGTCGCTTCATGCGCTACGAAGCCACGCAG
Proteins encoded:
- a CDS encoding ABC transporter substrate-binding protein, with translation MKLRNFLGLALAAVLLLAAAPMARAKEIIKVPSAWMNENETFAVWLAHEKGWDKEEGIELEINYFNSGMDIVNATPSGSWVVAGNGAVPAVWGALRYNTYVIAIGNDESYTNGILVRPDSPIAKVKGWNKDFPDVLGSPETVRGKTFLCTTMSSPHMALSSWLKVLGLTDKDVIIKNMDQPQALGAFENGTGDGVALWAPHLYVGEAKGWKMAGDIKNCGQTLPIVIQADKKFADANPEVIAAFLRAYMRGIHMLKNEPPESLAPLYRRFFMEWAGQQYTPEVALKDIKTHPVFNYEEQLKLLDNSRGMSEAQQWQQYLAAFFTQLGRLTPAEYEKVKSADYVTDKFLKMVKQPVPPYK